In the genome of Streptomyces racemochromogenes, one region contains:
- a CDS encoding trypsin-like serine peptidase, protein MSPTVKGMTAAVAAGIAMVCAVAFLEAPGDRPVHPFPTVGVLMANGEHWCTASVVDSPKGNVVATAAHCVAPAGEDGVPGEVAHDGLAIGELSFAPAFSGEGSGTQPLGVWKVRSIHVDERWTKWGEDTADFAFLTIEPDEDGRSVQDAVGGRSEAPAPDWTSGYEREVTVIGYPESEHNPQNKPVSCTTQTRHDVDDPDLLYISCSGFWTGTSGSPWIADRGGTGQPGRLIGVLSGGDTDVDSTAALYDEKAKALYERAARG, encoded by the coding sequence ATGAGCCCGACGGTGAAGGGGATGACGGCCGCCGTCGCCGCGGGGATCGCGATGGTGTGCGCCGTCGCGTTCCTGGAGGCGCCCGGCGACCGGCCGGTGCACCCCTTCCCGACCGTCGGCGTGCTCATGGCCAACGGGGAGCACTGGTGCACGGCGAGCGTGGTCGACAGCCCCAAGGGCAACGTCGTCGCGACCGCCGCGCACTGCGTGGCCCCGGCGGGCGAGGACGGCGTGCCCGGCGAGGTCGCCCACGACGGCCTCGCCATCGGCGAGCTCTCCTTCGCGCCCGCCTTCTCCGGAGAGGGCTCGGGCACCCAGCCCCTCGGCGTGTGGAAGGTCCGCTCGATCCACGTCGACGAACGCTGGACGAAGTGGGGCGAGGACACCGCCGACTTCGCCTTCCTCACCATCGAGCCCGACGAGGACGGCCGCAGCGTGCAGGACGCCGTCGGCGGCAGGAGCGAGGCGCCCGCGCCCGACTGGACCTCCGGGTACGAGCGCGAGGTCACCGTCATCGGCTACCCGGAGTCCGAGCACAACCCGCAGAACAAGCCCGTGTCCTGCACCACCCAGACCCGCCACGACGTGGACGACCCCGACCTGCTGTACATCAGCTGCTCGGGCTTCTGGACCGGCACCAGCGGCAGCCCCTGGATCGCCGACCGCGGCGGCACCGGGCAGCCGGGCCGGCTGATCGGGGTGCTCAGCGGCGGGGACACGGACGTGGACTCCACGGCCGCGCTGTACGACGAGAAGGCCAAGGCCCTCTACGAGCGGGCCGCACGGGGCTGA
- a CDS encoding alpha/beta hydrolase: protein MQYDHQGDGGPTTKGGRRPRRPRRRQILIGGGLALALAAGGGAAYKAGLFSDIGDPVSFGKIQESATAEDIRPGVQMPTGPKAEFTRTSRLPDGTQIAMTTLTGQKSGFTGDVWVWVPKEYDEPRYAKSAFPVLISLPGGRGYPKNYWGTGPGLGLQQAVIDGVKAGTSLPFILVMPVINADTKHHFDGSDIPGQPKMGTWMADDIPDFTKANFRTFTSRDGWAFMGSSSGGFGAFKHVLKYPERFKAVIASGVDFVPDSPLWKGNRQAMDENNPEKLAEKLIEEGGPDVWINFQIGTKESGRDLAERFMREYGRGPVHTRLQVIQDGEHNGKSYVRGMREGSLEWISKVMQGPTPDPAVR, encoded by the coding sequence GTGCAGTATGACCACCAAGGCGACGGCGGCCCCACGACCAAGGGCGGCCGTCGCCCCCGGCGCCCCCGCAGGCGCCAGATCCTGATCGGCGGCGGACTCGCGCTCGCCCTCGCCGCCGGGGGCGGCGCGGCGTACAAGGCGGGCCTCTTCTCGGACATAGGGGATCCGGTCTCCTTCGGAAAGATCCAGGAGTCGGCCACCGCCGAGGACATCCGCCCGGGGGTGCAGATGCCCACCGGCCCCAAGGCCGAGTTCACCCGCACGAGCCGGCTGCCGGACGGCACGCAGATCGCGATGACCACCCTGACCGGCCAGAAGTCCGGCTTCACGGGCGACGTGTGGGTGTGGGTGCCCAAGGAGTACGACGAACCGAGGTACGCCAAGAGCGCCTTCCCCGTGCTGATCTCCCTGCCCGGCGGGCGCGGCTACCCCAAGAACTACTGGGGCACCGGTCCCGGCCTCGGGCTCCAGCAGGCCGTGATCGACGGCGTCAAGGCGGGCACCAGCCTGCCCTTCATCCTCGTCATGCCGGTGATCAACGCGGACACCAAGCACCACTTCGACGGATCGGACATCCCCGGCCAGCCGAAGATGGGCACCTGGATGGCCGATGACATCCCCGATTTCACGAAGGCCAATTTCCGCACCTTCACCTCCCGCGACGGCTGGGCCTTCATGGGCTCCTCCTCGGGCGGTTTCGGCGCCTTCAAGCACGTCCTGAAGTACCCCGAGCGCTTCAAGGCGGTGATCGCCAGCGGCGTCGACTTCGTCCCCGACTCCCCGCTGTGGAAGGGGAACCGGCAGGCCATGGACGAGAACAACCCCGAGAAGCTCGCCGAGAAGCTGATCGAGGAGGGTGGTCCGGACGTCTGGATCAACTTCCAGATCGGCACCAAGGAGAGCGGCCGCGACCTGGCCGAGCGGTTCATGCGCGAGTACGGCAGGGGCCCCGTGCACACCCGGCTCCAGGTGATCCAGGATGGTGAGCACAACGGAAAGTCGTACGTACGAGGAATGAGGGAGGGTTCCCTGGAGTGGATCAGCAAGGTGATGCAGGGACCGACACCCGATCCCGCCGTGCGATGA
- a CDS encoding alpha/beta hydrolase, with product MHDHPQQSSGRTPEPGQGRRRSRRATWTGVGVVGAVLLGAGGFAAHEKGWTSGDGRAADFAGPAPAPSASAPSAPAPDHPGAKRAEPSAAPTPSGDPDVRLPAGPRSDFRQTARLDDGTVIARTRVAGAKSGFEGDVWVWTPKEYEDPKYAKSAFPVLIALPGGNGFPDNYWADRSLGLQKAVSEGVRAGTSLPFVLVMPVLNPDNKYYYDGADIPGRPRMGTWIAEDVPDFARANFRTYASRDGWAFMGSSSGAFVGMKTLLQHPDKFKAVIASGGEITPDSPLWKGHQAEMDANNPEKLAEKLIAGGGPDVYINFQVGTKESGRDRMAQFVQQYGKGPVKTTIRDIQNGEHNGWHYVRGMKEGSLEWISKVLKGPRPEAG from the coding sequence GTGCACGATCACCCGCAGCAGTCGTCCGGCCGTACGCCCGAGCCGGGGCAGGGCCGCAGGAGGTCCCGGCGCGCGACGTGGACCGGCGTGGGCGTCGTCGGCGCAGTCCTGCTCGGTGCGGGCGGTTTCGCCGCCCACGAGAAGGGCTGGACCTCCGGCGACGGCCGGGCCGCCGACTTCGCCGGCCCCGCCCCGGCCCCCTCGGCTTCGGCCCCCTCGGCCCCGGCCCCCGACCATCCGGGTGCGAAGCGGGCGGAGCCCTCCGCGGCGCCCACGCCCAGCGGCGACCCCGACGTGCGGCTGCCGGCCGGACCGAGGTCCGACTTCCGCCAGACCGCCAGGCTCGACGACGGCACGGTCATCGCCAGGACCCGCGTGGCCGGGGCCAAGTCCGGGTTCGAGGGCGACGTCTGGGTCTGGACCCCCAAGGAGTACGAGGACCCGAAGTACGCCAAGAGCGCCTTCCCGGTCCTCATAGCCCTCCCCGGCGGCAACGGCTTCCCCGACAACTACTGGGCCGACCGCAGCCTCGGCCTCCAGAAGGCCGTGTCCGAGGGCGTCCGGGCCGGCACCAGCCTGCCCTTCGTCCTGGTCATGCCCGTGCTCAACCCCGACAACAAGTACTACTACGACGGCGCCGACATACCCGGCCGGCCCAGGATGGGCACCTGGATCGCCGAGGACGTCCCCGACTTCGCCCGCGCCAACTTCCGCACGTACGCGTCCCGCGACGGCTGGGCCTTCATGGGCTCCTCCTCGGGCGCCTTCGTCGGCATGAAGACGCTCCTCCAGCACCCGGACAAGTTCAAGGCCGTGATCGCCAGCGGCGGCGAGATCACCCCCGACTCCCCGCTCTGGAAGGGCCACCAGGCCGAGATGGACGCCAACAACCCGGAGAAGCTCGCCGAGAAGCTGATCGCCGGCGGCGGCCCGGACGTCTACATCAACTTCCAGGTCGGCACGAAGGAGTCCGGCAGGGACCGGATGGCGCAGTTCGTGCAGCAGTACGGGAAGGGCCCGGTCAAGACCACCATCCGCGACATCCAGAACGGCGAGCACAACGGCTGGCACTACGTGCGCGGCATGAAGGAGGGCTCGCTGGAGTGGATCAGCAAGGTGCTGAAGGGCCCCAGGCCCGAGGCCGGCTGA
- a CDS encoding MarR family winged helix-turn-helix transcriptional regulator — MTSMPPEERIGAHIKRAEQALLAAKNAACKPAAVTVPQYAALLWLAEKPGISAAALARLCGVTPPTMNTVLKNLHERGLIERTPHEWHRNVLETRLTPAGRAAMELADTGAVRVETALAAALTDEERTQLIELLGRCAEVLDTLR, encoded by the coding sequence ATGACCTCCATGCCTCCCGAGGAACGCATCGGCGCGCACATCAAACGCGCCGAGCAGGCGCTCCTCGCGGCGAAGAACGCCGCGTGCAAGCCGGCGGCAGTAACGGTTCCGCAGTACGCCGCCCTGCTCTGGCTCGCCGAGAAGCCGGGCATCTCGGCGGCCGCCCTCGCCCGGCTCTGCGGGGTGACGCCCCCCACCATGAACACCGTCCTGAAGAACCTCCACGAGCGCGGCCTCATCGAGCGGACCCCCCACGAGTGGCACCGCAACGTGCTGGAGACCCGGCTCACGCCGGCGGGCCGCGCCGCGATGGAGCTGGCCGACACCGGGGCCGTCCGCGTCGAGACCGCCCTCGCCGCCGCCCTCACGGACGAGGAGCGGACGCAGCTCATCGAGCTGCTGGGGCGGTGCGCCGAGGTGCTCGACACCCTGAGGTGA
- a CDS encoding SMP-30/gluconolactonase/LRE family protein, protein MRMLSHTLTTAAAVTLAAALTTGAAPAPVPSASSASSVGTAFTLPGSKVYPEGIASDPRTGTVYVGSYTDGTVYRARPGALTAEVFLPSGTDGRRTANGLRVDARGRLWVTDSTAGVSVYDTATGARLARFEVDPAVPHFVNDLVVTPDGTAYLTDSVRAVVYRVTPAQLRAGSGPLEVAYDLGRHITPPPPGRFTLNGITADRDGRYLLTVDMTAGELHRVDLRTGALSRVALTGGDLKAADGIQLSPTGTLRAAHNVTNTLTRWQLTPDGTRARLTRTLTDPSLQIPTTLSHTPGRTLVVRSQFDKGGPLTPSTGTPTTFSVAAVRGL, encoded by the coding sequence ATGCGCATGCTCTCTCACACCCTCACCACCGCGGCGGCCGTCACCCTGGCCGCGGCCCTGACCACGGGCGCCGCCCCCGCGCCCGTGCCCTCCGCCTCCTCCGCCTCCTCCGTCGGAACGGCGTTCACCCTCCCCGGCTCGAAGGTCTACCCGGAAGGCATAGCCTCCGACCCCCGCACCGGCACGGTGTACGTCGGCTCGTACACGGACGGCACGGTGTACCGCGCCCGCCCGGGGGCCCTTACCGCCGAGGTGTTCCTCCCCTCCGGCACCGACGGCCGGCGCACGGCGAACGGGCTGCGCGTCGACGCGCGGGGCCGCCTGTGGGTCACGGACTCCACGGCCGGGGTGTCCGTGTACGACACGGCGACGGGCGCGCGCCTGGCCCGCTTCGAGGTGGACCCCGCCGTCCCGCACTTCGTCAACGACCTGGTCGTCACCCCGGACGGCACCGCCTACCTGACGGACAGCGTCCGCGCGGTGGTCTACCGGGTCACCCCCGCGCAGCTGCGCGCCGGCTCCGGCCCGCTGGAGGTGGCGTACGACCTGGGCCGGCACATCACCCCGCCGCCGCCCGGCCGCTTCACGCTCAACGGCATCACCGCCGACCGGGACGGCCGCTACCTGCTGACCGTCGACATGACCGCGGGCGAACTCCACCGCGTCGACCTGCGCACCGGCGCCCTGAGCCGGGTCGCCCTGACGGGCGGCGACCTCAAGGCCGCCGACGGCATCCAGCTCTCCCCCACCGGCACCCTCCGGGCGGCCCACAACGTCACCAACACCCTGACCCGCTGGCAGCTCACCCCCGACGGCACCCGCGCCCGCCTGACCCGCACCCTCACGGACCCGTCGCTCCAGATCCCCACCACCTTGTCCCACACCCCGGGCCGCACCCTGGTGGTCCGCTCCCAGTTCGACAAGGGCGGCCCCCTCACCCCCTCGACGGGCACCCCCACCACGTTCTCGGTGGCCGCGGTCCGGGGCCTGTGA
- a CDS encoding xanthine dehydrogenase family protein molybdopterin-binding subunit, whose translation MAGTTSGIPTNVTQGSRTRGGIGESTLRPDGTLKVTGEFAYSSDMWHEDMLWGQTLRSTVAHAEIVSVDVAEALAVPGVHAVMTYDDLPAPVKYYGMEFQDTPVLAHGKVRHHGEPVALVAADHPETARRAAAKIRIEYRELPLVTDEASALAPDAVLVHENRDDHHAAHVPHPNVVHHQPIVRGDADAAAARADVIVTGEYTFGMQDQAFLGPESGLAVPSEDGGVDLYVATQWLHSDLKQIAPVLGLPEEKVRMTMAGVGGAFGGREDISMQILASVLALRTGKPVKMVYNRFESFFGHVHRHPAKLYYEHGATRDGKLTHMRCRIVLDGGAYASSTASVVGNAASLSAGPYVIDDVDILAVGLYTNNPPCGAMRGFGAVQACFAYEAQMDKLAAELGMDPVKFRQLNAMEQGTVMPTGQVVHHPAPVAELLRMVKERPLPPLRQWETAGGPADLRALPGGLSNTTHGEGVVRGVGYAVGIKNVAFSEGFDDYSTARVRLEVVGGEPVAMVHTAMAEVGQGGVTIHAQIARTELGVQQVTIHPADTQVGSAGSTSAGRQTYMTGGSVKNSCELVREKVLEIGRRKFGARQPAWASDGLLLEGGKVVTAGGEVLAALADVLEDEAVEVEAEWRHFPTEPFDRVTGQGKGHVQYAFAAHRAVVEVDTELGLVKVVELAVAQDVGKALNPLSVIGQIQGGTVQGLGVAVMEEIIVDPKTAKVRNPSFTDYLLPTILDTPTIPVDYLELADPEAPYGVRGIGEAPTLSSTPAVLAAIRNATGLELDRTPVRPEHLTGL comes from the coding sequence ATGGCCGGCACCACCAGCGGTATCCCCACCAACGTCACCCAGGGCTCCCGGACCAGGGGCGGCATCGGCGAGTCGACGCTGCGCCCGGACGGCACCCTGAAGGTGACCGGCGAGTTCGCGTACTCCTCGGACATGTGGCACGAGGACATGCTGTGGGGCCAGACCCTGCGCTCCACGGTCGCACACGCCGAGATCGTCTCCGTCGACGTCGCCGAGGCCCTGGCCGTGCCCGGCGTCCACGCGGTCATGACGTACGACGACCTCCCGGCCCCGGTGAAGTACTACGGCATGGAGTTCCAGGACACCCCGGTCCTCGCCCACGGCAAGGTCCGCCACCACGGCGAGCCGGTCGCCCTGGTCGCCGCCGACCACCCCGAGACCGCCCGCCGCGCCGCCGCGAAGATCAGGATCGAGTACCGGGAGCTGCCGCTCGTCACCGACGAGGCCTCCGCGCTCGCCCCGGACGCCGTGCTCGTCCACGAGAACCGCGACGACCACCACGCGGCACACGTCCCGCACCCCAACGTCGTCCACCACCAGCCGATCGTCCGCGGCGACGCCGACGCGGCCGCCGCGCGGGCCGACGTCATCGTCACCGGCGAGTACACCTTCGGCATGCAGGACCAGGCCTTCCTCGGCCCCGAGTCCGGCCTCGCCGTCCCCTCCGAGGACGGCGGGGTCGACCTCTACGTCGCCACCCAGTGGCTGCACTCGGACCTCAAGCAGATCGCGCCCGTCCTCGGCCTGCCCGAGGAGAAGGTCCGGATGACGATGGCCGGCGTCGGCGGCGCGTTCGGCGGCCGCGAGGACATCTCCATGCAGATCCTCGCCTCCGTGCTCGCGCTGCGCACGGGCAAGCCGGTGAAGATGGTCTACAACCGCTTCGAGTCCTTCTTCGGCCACGTCCACCGCCACCCGGCGAAGCTGTACTACGAGCACGGCGCCACGCGCGACGGCAAGCTGACGCACATGCGCTGCAGGATCGTCCTCGACGGCGGCGCGTACGCCTCCTCCACGGCCTCGGTCGTCGGCAACGCCGCCTCCCTCTCGGCGGGCCCGTACGTCATCGACGACGTCGACATCCTGGCCGTCGGCCTCTACACCAACAACCCGCCCTGCGGCGCGATGCGCGGCTTCGGCGCCGTCCAGGCCTGCTTCGCGTACGAGGCCCAGATGGACAAGCTCGCCGCCGAACTGGGCATGGACCCCGTGAAGTTCCGCCAGCTCAACGCGATGGAGCAGGGCACGGTCATGCCCACCGGGCAGGTCGTGCACCACCCCGCCCCGGTCGCCGAACTGCTGCGCATGGTCAAGGAGCGCCCGCTGCCGCCCCTGCGCCAGTGGGAGACCGCCGGCGGCCCGGCCGACCTGCGCGCGCTGCCGGGCGGCCTGTCGAACACCACGCACGGCGAGGGCGTCGTCCGCGGCGTCGGCTACGCGGTCGGCATCAAGAACGTCGCCTTCTCGGAGGGGTTCGACGACTACTCGACGGCCAGGGTGCGGCTGGAGGTCGTGGGCGGCGAGCCCGTCGCGATGGTCCACACGGCCATGGCGGAGGTCGGCCAGGGCGGTGTCACCATCCACGCGCAGATCGCCCGTACCGAACTCGGCGTGCAGCAGGTCACCATCCACCCCGCCGACACCCAGGTGGGCTCGGCGGGTTCGACCTCCGCGGGCCGCCAGACGTACATGACCGGCGGGTCGGTGAAGAACTCCTGCGAGCTCGTCCGGGAGAAGGTCCTGGAGATCGGCCGGCGCAAGTTCGGCGCGCGGCAGCCGGCGTGGGCGTCCGACGGGCTGCTGCTGGAGGGCGGCAAGGTGGTCACCGCGGGCGGGGAGGTCCTCGCGGCCCTCGCCGACGTCCTGGAGGACGAGGCCGTCGAGGTCGAGGCGGAGTGGCGGCACTTCCCCACCGAGCCCTTCGACCGGGTCACCGGCCAGGGCAAGGGGCACGTGCAGTACGCCTTCGCCGCGCACCGGGCCGTGGTGGAGGTGGACACCGAGCTCGGCCTGGTCAAGGTCGTGGAGCTGGCGGTCGCCCAGGACGTGGGCAAGGCCCTCAACCCGCTGTCCGTCATCGGCCAGATCCAGGGCGGCACCGTCCAGGGGCTGGGCGTCGCCGTGATGGAGGAGATCATCGTGGACCCGAAGACCGCGAAGGTGCGCAACCCCTCCTTCACGGACTACCTGCTCCCGACGATCCTGGACACCCCGACGATCCCGGTCGACTACCTCGAACTGGCCGACCCCGAGGCCCCGTACGGCGTCCGCGGCATCGGCGAGGCGCCGACCCTGTCCTCCACCCCGGCGGTCCTGGCGGCCATCCGCAACGCCACGGGGCTGGAGCTCGACAGGACCCCGGTCCGCCCGGAACACCTGACCGGGCTCTGA